The window TTACTTTGTTGATCTCTGCTGTTGCTACGCAGGAGTCCTCTGGGAGTTAAAGCCCTGCTAGTCTAAGCTATgagataaaacaaaataaaaaaaataaaaaaggccccGCAGCGAAACATGAACTCTGCGAACACAAGGGCTCCGACACCATGAAGGGAACGTCTGGGCCCAGAAAATGAAAAGCCCACAGGCGTTTTCCATTTACAGCTAAAAATCCAGCTCTAGCTCCCAGCCAGGGTTAGTATCAGACTCTCAAAATGAACACTCGCACTACGGGGGGAACAAATGAGTAGCTTTATATTGTCGCTCTATTAAATCTGTCGGCTAATAGACATATACCTTACTACAGACAGAAATCAATAATGTACAATAGGATAAAGGAcatggagggaaggaagggggggagggaagaaaacaaaagcatgaTCAGTGCAAGAAAAGACAGAGTTCCAACTGTGCGGTTGGGCGCTCGGTGTTTCTGTCCTCGTCTCGGCGCGGTTAGAGGTTGGGACGGCTGTTTGGGCTTGCCCTTGCCTCGGGCGGCGTGTGTTCCTCCCCCGGGCGGCGTGTGAGGGAAATGGTGTGTGGAGCCAGGGCAAACCTTGACCTGCCTGCCAGGAGGCTGCACACGGAATGAAAtgagcacaaacaaagcagagaggaggaggaggaggaggaggaagagggacagACAGCAGTGGAGGAGGTACACCGCTACACCCCCTTTCGCTGCTTTCTGAGtggcaggacacacacacacacacacacgcgctcgtGTCCCTGATTGGGAGCGCTCAGGTGTTGTGGGTGGCATCCTGGTAACGCTGCGAAGATGGAATGCTAAAATTTCCCTTCACGGTCTGCCAGATTGTGGTTCGGGGAACGACGGAAATCCCATTATGTCACATGCCCAACTTGGCCCCCACAAACTCTGAAACTCATTTGTGAAATTGGGTTCAGCTCTTAATGAGCTGCAAAGTGGTTTTGGTATTAGAAGTCTGCAGAGGAGATATTTGTTGGTGCTGATTTTGAGTTAACTGGGAACCTTACATTTCTGTTGTGTTCTGCTTACGGGAGACGTTCTGTTTGAATAGCTGTTCTGTGAGGATTATGATCGCTGTAAAGCGGCAtgttgacagtgtgtgtgtgtttatgtgtcaccTTGCTTACTTGTGAGAAAAGCCCGGTGAAATCCATTACATACTTTAGAGGCGACTCATAAATGGAATAATTAGCGCAGCATGCTTTCCGCCCGGCtgggagtctctctctctctctctctcgataatgaagaaaggaaaggaaattagCTTTTGTCTCATAAAGTCACAACTTCAAAGATCCCTGCCATTGCATTAATGCAGCCGTAGCCCCCAGCAGCCTGGAAGGGAATAAAATGAGCACTCTCACTCAGACCCCATTCCTATCAAGGTCTTTCTCAGGACAAGTACCAGGAGCGTGGCTCTTacggaccacacacacacacacacacacacacacaaacatgggcATGGAGAGAAAAGGTATGCAGATCCACCCTGAGCCAGCTctcataaaacattaaaaaagccCTTTTCTTTGTGGATTCTGACTTTAAAACACGGTTTGCATTAGAGAGAAACAGGAAGAACCCTTCTCCAGGTGTAACAGTATTTCCACAAACCGTTCTCCCCGTGCAGCTGGATGGATGTGCACTTAATCACATCAGGTCAACACTCTGGGGGCCCGGGGCGTcccagctgtggcccgggtGACCTGCGCCCGTCGTCTCGCGGTGCGCCGTCTCCCGGCGGCGCACCGTCTCCATTGTGTGGGGGGACACATGGAGGCCTGACTTGAGAGACCCGGTGcaggtgcagagaggaagagcgaaggggggggggggagacacaccTGAGGGGGGAGGTTTTTATCtctgttttatttgtaattttttCTCCTCTCACAAAGGTCAGGCTGTTTTTTTGAGGGGCATTTCAATGCACGGGGACGTTTGTCGGAGGGAAGGGGCCGTCGGTTTGAAGGCTTCCCCTCTGGCTGCCGCACATATTCGGTCACTCCCTCGGCCTGCCAGATTGAATGCATTCATCCTGCGTCGAGGACAACATGCAGGCCAGCGCTGCGGCTGCTGACCAGCGACCCAAAGCAGCGGAACGCACAGTGCGGCGCCGACGAGGCACCGCCAGGTGCGTGGGGTCGTACTCGGGGTGGGTCTTCTTGTTTGGACAGCAGGTAACGAGCTGACGCTGATAACCTCACCTCCGCCTGGGAGTTTTCCCAGGCTGACCCTCTgctaactgtttgtttaaaagcTGACAGGCTACAAGGGTCTTGGTGACAGCGTCTATTCATCTCAGGGTGTCagacagaggggagagggggaaatAGAGAGGCCGAGGAAGTGATAAAgaaaccgagagagagagaaagtgggagGGAGGAAGCCCAGAGAAGAGGAGATGGGGAGATCGGTGTGTGCTTTGACAATAGGAGAGATTTAACTTTAGCTTTGAAACACCTTCCGATCATCGGAATGAATGTGTACTGATGTTTTCATCACGTCGGTTTTAATTATACGTCTCACTCGGCACAGTCTTCCTTCTACTCGGCTAATTTAGATTGAGATCCTTCCAGGCTTTCCCCTATCTTTCatttccctcccctccttctctcctctctgcatcCCATCAACCcctttgtagaaaaaaaaaaaaaaaaccttcatgtCTGTGACTTTCTTGCCCTCCAGCATATGAAgccctcttttattttgatcaTCGCAGCACAATGGATTCATGCCATTCTGGCAACTTTATTCAGTATCAGCCCAAATTTACATACTGCTTAACAAGTTTGTGCGTGACTGTTGATGCCTCTGATCAAAGTGCTTTTGGAAATCTTTCTCATCAGATTTTTTTCCTGTCCTTCATTTCGAATGCATGCTGCAGACAGGCATCTTTAACTCGGGGGCAAAGAAAGGTAACCTTAGTGCTGCACAAGCCCAAATGTCATCCAACAAGGAAGCCTCGTGTCCCGGGGATACAGATAATGTAATCTAAGCAGTATacagtgtgtgactgtgtgtctttgaggagtgtgtgtgtggatgctggCCTCAGTGTTTGTTGGAGGCTTGGGTtcaggcggaggggggggagggtggatgACAAAAGTCAAAGCAGTCATGTGTCATTTTCGGTGCTGGAGGGCTGGGACCGGCCTGCAGGGCTGTCCTCTCTGTCAGACGCACTCACATATCTGCTCTGAACTCTCTCGCCGGctcttttctcttcctgctGCCTCCGTCTTCGTCCAACGCTCGCCCGCCTTGGCTGCAGCGAACGCTTTCCGTGCTCCCAGCGGCACGCAGCAGCAAGGTGCAACGGCGTTTGTGTCACGAGTGATGATTTAAAGCGGCGCATCTTTTTGGCTGCACGGTGACTCATTTCACGTCGCTGCGTCTTGATCACATCTGCTACGAGAGCGAGACATTGGGGGGGACATGATTGCTTCCATGACCAGTAAACACTGTGAGAGTGGAGGAGGACaagtagtggggggggggaggatcaGGACGTAACTCAAGATATCAGAGGCTGAAACCACGGGcccagaaccacacacacacacacacacacacacacacacacacacactgcacagccCGGTACAACCTCCATTTACGAGTACATGCGTAAATATACAACAGGATTGGAAACATTAAATAACTGAAAAGGGACAAATGGATTCACAAATACAATGAAAATAGGGCGTGGGTGGAAAGAGAGGAATCGTGGGAATGCAAGATTGCACCTCCCTCAGGCAATCGAATTATCCTATGGGCTGATGGTTCCTCCTTATGCGTCGGCTGACATTTTCCTGTAACCCCATCCCGCGTAATGCTACGTGATGTGTGTGACTGGCTTCTGCCACGGCCCCGAGAGGCCACGGAGCCCCGGGGCCCTTTGCTTTTGGCCCGCAGCACCCTGGgaattgtttatttttgctctgtctgctcccctttctccctctctctctctctcctgttctCTGGGTTTCTCTCCTTCTGGCCCAATGGTGTCTACTTTCAATTAAAGGAGGATGCGCTCAAACTCCCTGACAGGTGCACTCTTGAGGCGTAACTCAAAACCATGCCTTTAGTCTCTCGGCACGAACCGTTAGTATTCCAGCACCTTTTCACTGGACCTACTGAAGCTGCCGGTGGTGTCTGTTACTCAACCATACATGTTGCTCTGTGTGACGATGATCAGAGTTGATGGTGGGTTCAAGAAAAAGAGAACAGTTGAAAATCCAAATGtgctgtgcagagagagagaggaacgagatttgaggaggaagatgagatgTGGGATACGAGATAATAGAatgatatttaaaatgtaccCCAAGAGCTTGGAGTACAAACAGAACATTAAAAGAGAACGGATTTCGATGGCTTGTGGATACGTGAGCCAGCACACCAATGTGCCTGGACCTTGGTCCATAATGCTGCGCAGCACCACAGGGCATAAGAACCCGATCCTGCTAATAAACAAATAGTGCATGTGTGCAGCTGTCGACATGTGACGAGCGGGGAAGGGACAGTGGTGAGAGCCGTAGCCTTTTATGACCCAACACACTTTGACAGCTTGGCCACCGCTCGAGGTCACGCGccatgttgcttttcttttcttttttttttttcatctgacaATTTTTAAGCAAAACGGCTCTCCCTCGATGGGTTCAATCGCGCGGAGAGCTTTTGTGGCTGCGTGTCAAAGCGCGGGCCACGCAGAGGCACGTCAGCGGCCCGTGGATTCCGCTCGCTGTGGGCTGGAGGAGGCCCGCTGTCAATCTGTGGGATGAAAGAGTGGGATGAAAGTGGAGGCCACCTGACGGGGAGGCCTGTTTCTGTGCAACACTGCGCTCTGCTGGCGGAAGGAGAGGACGCCGGGAAAAGGAATGGAACCTCGGTTCCATGGGGATCCTCAAGTCTAATCCTTCTACCCCCTGAAGCGGTTTGGCTTTCATTCGGACCCGAGGACATTCGGCGCGGACCATTTTTAAACATCCCAGGAGAGCCGCACTCTCAATTATGGCCACGGGGTGGAACATTACAATGACAAAAATGTAGATCCTCAAAGGTGAAATCTGCCTGTGACTGGAAGCACCCAAACAGTACGACCGGATGTTGTATATCAACTATGAGAAAACACTCTTTGCCTGTTGTATGTGCACGACAGATCAAGAGAAAAAGAATCTGTTGTGTGCTCACATTAATACTTTTCTGCTACGGGTATGTGCAAGTGCcctaagctgtgtgtgtgtgtgtgtgtgtgtgtgtgtgtgtgtgtgtgtgtgtgtgtgtgtgtgtgcgtgtgcgtgtgtgcgtgcatacaAACAATGCACTCAGTCGACAGCCTGCAGCGCTGCTCATTCTTGCTTGGAGAGTACACGTCCTCGGGCCTCGTTCCTCCGTCGATGACCTCTGGTGAAGCCATTATTTTCTGCATTAATGATGAGCAGCAGCCAGCGATGAGAGAGATGGACTTTGTCCTGAGGCACGGCAGCGCTGATTATGGGCAACAACAATGccggagaaaaagaaaaaactcttCCCAGAAGCAGTTCAAAAGACGAGGAGTCTTAGCAGCAGAACAAAATAAGCTGCTCTCGCTGTATTGACACGATGGATCAGATAACCTAGAGGATTATCCCGAGTAAACTTATTAACGGTCACCTATAGTTTGTTTAGACAGCACAGTAATCTGGTGGAATATGTTTGTACCTGTAATGGCAATTAGCCTACGGATGAGTGACAGAGAGTCACATACCCCGTTGTTACTGACGTCGCGTATGGGAAGTAATATCAGAGGCTTAATTGATCCTCCGACATCTCCCCCGAACGCCAAACCTTTaagactcacaaacaagacaaaTTGCAGACAAAGTGCAATTGCTCCAGTCGAGGCGCCGCTCGGGAAATCCTGGCTGGAGGAGATGACTCTAAATGAAGGACTTTACCATTCACCATTATGTCTTTGGTGAGAGTCGGAGGGAACTCCCGGGGCTCTTCAGCGCGGTACAACTTTTCAAAGGGCTCCAGATTAAAGTCACTGAAAGTTCCCACCGGGGTCTGAGGCCAGGATCCCATTAAGCAGCCCAACCGCACCGCCGGCCATAATTGTGTCGTTGAGAATTCAGAGCAGTGGTTGCTTGATAAGCGAGTTTAGGgtggggaaaaagaagaagaaaaaaaagtgggaaAGGGGGGTCTCATTGGGCCGCCATTACACTTAATTTGCTCATcactaatttgttttaaatgactgaGGGAGAGGTGAACACTTTACACAGCAATCcaagcttttcttttcctccccgtTTCCAGGTCTGTGCGACagcatgctgataaatgagaagTGCTCCCCTGCCGCTGGTGGCGTTTTAAACTGTAGGTGTCTTTAGCGCAGTACTTGCTTCGCAGCAGGATAATCGATGAAGAGGTGAGCCCCGTTCCTCTGCTTTCCAGGAAGTACCTATACTCTCCTCTTACAGAAACCACCAGTTCAGACAACATCACCTACTCACCTGCTGCTTCGCTATGTAGCAGAGACATTGGCTTTAAACCTCTTACGAAAACATATTACAAACAAGTCCACTTTTATTGAGCATTTAGATTCATTAGGTTTCTGAATGTTACAAATGGGTTCGCTATATCAGGTCCATCAGCGCTGTTTGGTGTatgatataaaaacattttgtaagcGTAGTTTAATGTCGTAATCCTAGTTTGAGATCTATGTATGAACTTTTTATACCAGTCCACTTAACAGATGGAAGTACAGGAACTTGATATTCTTTGCAGGTGGCACAGCACCActcaaaacaaatgcaaagacTTGAACATCATCAATGGATCTCAGGTTAGGATTTAGGTTTTGAAAAGGAAATtgcggagaaaaaaaataagtctTTGCAACCCAAATATGCTATTGTCATTCAAGtgcaataatgaaaaaaactgtTAACTGCTTCAAGTGgattttttctgctttttcttctctgcctcttcttccttttccttctcgATCTCAGCCACCAGGGTCTCAATTTCCTTAGATTCCAAAATCTGAAAAGTGGCAGAGGATCAATTATCACCcattacagattttttttttttttcaaaccacgCAAAAAGCTGATAATGTGCGGGAATTTACCTTCAATGGCTGATTCCGTCTGATGACAGCAAGTTCAATATTTTTGCCTCCTGACTGGACAACCTGTGAGAAgacataattgtgtgtgtgtataaatatatacatttgtatGGAGTCTTAAACATGTAtttaaatacagaaagaaaGTAATCAAATAGTGTAATCCTAAAAAATACCAAAGCGACAATACACATAAAGGGTAAAAGTGGCTCTTTGATGAAGTCAAAGTATTAAAATGTATGCCTGGCTCCTTCTGACCTGATTTATGTACCTTCCTTGGCATTTAATAGTATTTTTCACATTctagtatgtatatatacacacatactagAATGTTTCACAACATGATAACCCACCGCTAAAGAAAGTGtgcatattaaaaacaaaatttgaCTTTACCTCAAGCAAAGCTTTGATAGCCAACTTGATTGCCTCATTGTCTCCAGCGATGGCTTCATCTGTGTAATTCTTCTCCAGGAACTCTCTCACAGTTTTTGCGCTACGGCCGATTGCGTTTGCCTGTTTCAGACCACCCAAGAAATCAGACAAACAGGTATGAGTGACCAAATTCATACAGACGTGGCACTCGCTGTACAAGCCAACAAGAAAATGTACAAAGAGCAGACTCACTGACCTTCCAGGCATGGTAGGTCCCTGAAGGGTCCGTCTGATACAGTCTTGGAGTTCCATCATCGTCGAAGCCAACAATTAACGCAGAGATGCCGAATGGCCTGCGACCATTGCTTTGAGTGTAGCGCTACGAATGACACGACCACGGTACAGGCAGGTGTGAGTGATCATTCGTAGAAACCCTCATATAAATAAGCCAGGTTTATTAAAGCATAGTAAGTCAACTTCTAAGCATTGGTTCTCCTCCTTGCCCAATGAATATGAAATCTGGACGGTAAACAACAGGCTACGGATCAGACGGTCGGGTACCTGTTTCAGCGTGGCGATGTAGCGCGTGATGTACTCCACTGTGACTGGATCCTCAACAGTTAGCCTGTGGCTCTGGCACTCAACCCGAGCTCTGTTTATCACAATACGGGCATCTGCAGTCAGACCTGAAAAAGGATTTATAGATGTCAAAGAGTGATGCAAATATAAAAAGGTCAAATACGTACGCCACTATGTGCTGTTTCATGATGAATGTATTCAGTTAatgaaaacgttttttgttgttttaggaGGTACCTGCAAAGGCCATGCAGACGTGCTCGTCCAGGGCGCATATCTTACGGAcggtcctctcctcctgcaacTTGGCCACAGACTTCTTCTCAACTCCGAGGACCACGATGTCTTTACCTCGGATTCCCACCTGCAAAGAAAGAAAGCCTCAAATGAATTCCACAACTTTGGCATCACGGAACATTTCCCTCCAAGGGACTTCCTGTGGTCGATATAATGTTAGTTACACTTATAGCCAGTTGACATAGTGAGAAGTACTGATCACATCCCCAGACTCTAAAAATCGAATGACCCAAGTTAGTTAACGTTGACAAACTGAGGGTTTCAAGAACTCAAGTCATAATAATGACCTTAATAACGCCCATTGGTGCCCCTTTCAATTTAGGACATAAAAAAGAGAGTATTGTGATGGTTTGCATCTAATCCAACAATTAATGTTGTTAGAGTGAGCGAAGCTTAAGTTCGTACCTTAGTGAAACTGAAACTGTTGTGAGAGTGACACAGCGACAAAATGCTTGCTAGTGATGATAATATTTCATCGTCCGTGTTTGAGGCTAACTTAACTGTTACTGTTTTTTGAattagtaaaataataaaaaacagaatagCAAACCAGCTGGGACTGTGTTGTTCAACAAAATCAGCTAAATAGAAAATGTATAGTGTATACATGCTAGTCGCTAGCTAAGCTTGTCGGCTAACTGACGggtgctaacattagcttagGCATTGCTTTAACTTTACGACTCACCGCTGTGGAACCTTTCTTTACAGCTTCTTGTGCATACTCCACTTGGAAGAGATGACCATCGGGAGAGAAGACAGTGATAGCTCTGTCGTATCTTGCCGCCATTGAACTGCCAGACAAATCACGTTACAATCACAAGAA is drawn from Gasterosteus aculeatus chromosome 3, fGasAcu3.hap1.1, whole genome shotgun sequence and contains these coding sequences:
- the psma8 gene encoding proteasome subunit alpha-type 8, translated to MAARYDRAITVFSPDGHLFQVEYAQEAVKKGSTAVGIRGKDIVVLGVEKKSVAKLQEERTVRKICALDEHVCMAFAGLTADARIVINRARVECQSHRLTVEDPVTVEYITRYIATLKQRYTQSNGRRPFGISALIVGFDDDGTPRLYQTDPSGTYHAWKANAIGRSAKTVREFLEKNYTDEAIAGDNEAIKLAIKALLEVVQSGGKNIELAVIRRNQPLKILESKEIETLVAEIEKEKEEEAEKKKQKKST